The Thalassotalea sediminis genome includes the window GGTAAGGAGATTTAGTGTTAACCTTATTTCCAATGACAGCTTCTACTGCATGCGTCAATTGCGCTAAAACAACGGGCGCAATAAGAAAGCCATGTCGATATAAGCCATTAACGTGGATAACACGATTATCAATGTTTATACGTGGCAGGTTGTCACTAAATGCAGGGCGAAGCTGGCTGACATGTTGACGAATGTTTGCTTCAGCAAAACCTGAGTGAACACTATAAGCGGCGCTGAGTAGCTCCATTGCTGACCGCACTGTCATTGGTGATTGGTCATCACTTTCAATTTCGGTAGCACCGACAACATAATGTCCATTAGGTTTTGGAGCGATATATAACTGATATCTTGGATGCATTAACCGTATGGGGCGATTAATCGTTACCTCTGGTGCAAATAACTGAAATATTTCACCTCTTACCGCTCTTAAGTCAGTCAATGGCATTGCGTGTTGTGCCTGATTTTTTCTAGCACCTGCACCACGACAATCAATAACCAAATCAAAATCTCGCGTTAAGCTATTGATGGTTAGGCGTGCACCATTATCTCGTTGCATTATTGCAGATACATGCGAAGAGGCTAACCATTCAACACTCAATTGACTAATTTCAGCCGCCAAAGCAATGAGTAATTTTCGGCTACCTATTTGTCCCTCTTCAGGCAAATACAAACCATGATTAAAGTGGCGACTAATCTCAGGTTCCAATGCCAATAATTGTTGACGATCGAGTTTTTGTAAACAATGCTGTTGATAATGGTGCGTTATATAACGACTAAATCGCTGTAAGTCGCCTTGATCTTGCTCATGTGCAACCGCTATTGATCCTTGCTGTTGAAAGAAAGTATAACTTGATAATGAAGATAAAATGTCTGGCCACAACCCCAAGGAAGCAAAACCCATGTTAACAATGCTTGCCTCGCTATGTATGGCCTCACCAAGTGGCGTTAGTAGCCCAGCGGCAGCATATGCTGCGCTTTGATGGCCCTTTTTATCGTCTTTATCTATCAAAGTAATCTGGTAGCCGGCACGTGCTAATGAAACCGCGGTAAGCCGCCCCATCAAGCCCGCACCTACAATTGCAACATGATCAACTTTTGGTTGACAATTGTTACTTGGCGACATGA containing:
- the thiO gene encoding glycine oxidase ThiO, which encodes MSPSNNCQPKVDHVAIVGAGLMGRLTAVSLARAGYQITLIDKDDKKGHQSAAYAAAGLLTPLGEAIHSEASIVNMGFASLGLWPDILSSLSSYTFFQQQGSIAVAHEQDQGDLQRFSRYITHHYQQHCLQKLDRQQLLALEPEISRHFNHGLYLPEEGQIGSRKLLIALAAEISQLSVEWLASSHVSAIMQRDNGARLTINSLTRDFDLVIDCRGAGARKNQAQHAMPLTDLRAVRGEIFQLFAPEVTINRPIRLMHPRYQLYIAPKPNGHYVVGATEIESDDQSPMTVRSAMELLSAAYSVHSGFAEANIRQHVSQLRPAFSDNLPRINIDNRVIHVNGLYRHGFLIAPVVLAQLTHAVEAVIGNKVNTKSPYQHLLPVQLHHEYIH